The following proteins come from a genomic window of Streptococcus oralis:
- a CDS encoding TPM domain-containing protein has translation MKRSRLFKHSLLVRLLGLLMVFLFLSAFTAPEKPEYGIYDPDHYLTDATISQIRELNNVNSKKSEKIQMGVYVVKSLNGETIETVANETARAWKIGYSGDNHGVLIVVAVQDRKSRIETSNNVASKITDYQTHRFLTTARPYFQNGDYNKGVLSIVNNLNYMFYSGSSTTASSSKSSYDYTTNSSRLRELERYAGESSSSRRHRKSSSSDGVIGFGILIYFIVMIIGFISGGRGGGSHGDDSGGGWWGGDSSDSGSSWSDSGSDSSGGWDGGGFDGGGSSDDW, from the coding sequence ATGAAAAGAAGCAGATTATTTAAACATAGTTTGTTGGTTCGCTTGCTTGGACTGCTGATGGTCTTTCTCTTCTTGTCAGCATTCACAGCACCTGAAAAACCTGAGTACGGGATCTATGACCCAGATCACTATCTGACTGACGCGACAATTAGTCAGATTCGGGAATTGAATAATGTCAATAGTAAAAAATCAGAAAAAATCCAGATGGGTGTTTACGTTGTGAAAAGCCTAAATGGAGAAACAATCGAGACTGTTGCCAATGAAACAGCTAGAGCTTGGAAGATTGGCTACTCGGGAGACAATCACGGTGTCTTGATTGTGGTAGCAGTCCAAGATAGAAAATCACGGATTGAAACCAGTAATAATGTGGCCAGTAAAATCACAGACTATCAGACTCACAGATTCTTGACAACAGCACGCCCTTACTTTCAAAATGGTGACTATAACAAGGGTGTTCTCTCAATAGTCAATAATCTCAACTACATGTTCTATAGTGGATCGAGTACAACTGCTTCAAGTTCTAAAAGTAGTTACGACTATACTACCAACTCTAGTCGCTTAAGGGAACTTGAAAGGTATGCTGGTGAGAGCAGTTCTTCGAGACGGCATCGAAAAAGCAGTTCGAGTGACGGAGTTATCGGATTTGGAATTCTCATTTACTTCATCGTGATGATTATCGGATTTATATCTGGAGGTCGTGGTGGCGGTTCACATGGCGATGATTCTGGCGGTGGCTGGTGGGGCGGTGACTCATCAGATTCAGGATCCTCTTGGTCTGACTCGGGCTCCGATTCATCTGGAGGCTGGGACGGCGGTGGCTTCGATGGTGG